AGGATTGAGCAACCAAATGGAACAAGTTCATATGTATTCACCATGTTCAACCACCACAGGGACAACAGCTAAAATACACGGAGCGCCGATTCTCCAGCCACTACAGTTCTGTGACACAACTTAATTAGGACTCGTCCTGGCTTACCTAATTTTTATTCCCAACACAGTTCTACAACCATTGTAACTTACAGGCTCCCCCCACCTACTTGTATACCACCTGAGTACAAACCCTGGACCCAAAAAGCAGCTACACATAATTATACAAGAAGAAAAACTCGAATACCCaaattatctgcagcaatatgaaGAGCACCCCCGGCGTTGTACACATCAGCTTGGGGGAAATCCAGCGCGCGATGATCCTTGGTTATTCCCTGGGCCTAGCAAGCCACAGAGAGCTCAGCGCGCGCAAACGCGAGAAGTAGTCATGTATAGCCAAAAGGGCGCGGGAGGCCTGACGGATCGTCAGGATCCGCTGCATCTGATGCAAGGTCTGCTGTCGCAGGTTGTCGGCCTGGTAGATACAAATGAAAGAAAATTATCAAATGAACCAGACTGATGAAAGTGAGCAGCTAATTTCATGCCAGCAAATATGCTGAAATATCACAGGTTCAAGACTGGAAGAAAGGAAAGAGGCCTGCCTGGCGAAGAAAGTTCTCGAGCGTTCCAAGCTTGCCCATGGCCATGGCCATCTGACCCATGTAGTTTGCAACATTCCCTGAAGAGCCAGCAGAGGAACCCAGAGATCCAGCCAAAGTCTCTGCCAGTGATTGCTGCAATGCTTCCATTCCTTGTGACAGTGCATCCTCTGCCTGCTGGGAAGATTGCTGGAGGTTGGTCAATCCCAACATCTGCTGCTCGGTTAGCGGCTCCAGATGATTCACCAGGAGCTGAAATTTCATACCGCATTGAACAATCAGCTTACAGGACCAGCAAGGGAAATTGGACTAATAGCAAACTCTGAGATTTAATACTTCACTCACCTTTAAGAGTTCGGATGGACGGAAACCCCCAAGCCACAGGAAGCACCTTTCGGCAGGCGTCTTCCACATGCCTGACAGTATATGGAACACATCAGCCTTGGCAGCGACACCTTTGACCTTAAATATTTCATCATAATGTGCCATTATCCCATCTACGATAAGGCGCAGGTCACTGTCACTTGCATGAGCATTAACGGCAGTCCTCAACTCGTTGATTTGCTTGTTTTGGTCCTCAAGCCATCTAGTGTATTCTAGATCGAAAGTCATTGCTCCTGCAAAGATAAGTTTACTATTCAGATGAAAATCTAACACAGATTGATAACACGATACAATTGAACATTATGTAAAAAAAGGATGATGCTGCCAAAATGTATGGCATACACAGAAATTTGGAGAAGAAAATACCATTTCCACTCATGGCATGGGTTTGGTCTCCGGAGCTAGAAATGAAGATTCCCTGCAAATAAATATCCAGCACGAGCATTAGCAAAAGCATACTCTACTGCAACAAGATATCACAACCAACATTCAGCCAATAAAGATTTACCTGCTGGCGAGCTTTCTGGAGCTCCTGCTCTAGTTGTGCAAGCTTCAGCTTGCTGCTTTCTAGCTGTTGCACATATGACTTCAAACAAACAGAAAAACATTATCAGTGATTCCGAACAAATGAACAATCCAGTATTCACTATTCAGTGGAAACGATAAATACTAGTATCACACAAAGGCTCGTGCATGGAGAATTCAGTTAGTTGATATAATTCAACTGCCTCTATGCACATATAACTAAGAATCTATTTAAGTCTTGTATACTGAAACACATGAAGAAAATTCTGACCAAACAAATAAAACGGAGCCATTATGCATATAGAACTACAGTAAAGAAACATGCTGTTGAGTTCATCAACACAACTACAGACAGCTCTGTTTCAACACAACCGGAAAAGGCTCTCGCCCCGCTTTATATGTAAAGCAACGACCATACAAGACCAACACGTAAAACTCCAaaccacacacaacacacacacccaaggctggATACATCAGGCAAGCGGACAGCCACACCACCCGAACCAACGCCAAGCCAACGACAAATGTGCAATAAGAGCCCTGCTTGAGGTCATTGGAGATCTCCAAGACGGCACGGCGCCTTCTGGAAGGGAACGGCGCTGGAATGCCGCCACGGCCCATTCCAAATGATCATGGTTTTCACCCGGAGCGATCTGAAGGCGCCTTAAGGAGGCGACGCCCATGGACACCACCATCAACGGCCCGACCAAAGGCAGACAAGGATTattaccacccccccccccccccccccccactcacgCTCCACCTCCGAAACAGCGCTGATTGCCGAAACACCGGTCACCAGCCCGCATCTGAGACGCGAGCCCCGCCCACGAGCACCGCAACTCCCACCACCAAGACCGCCGCCCTGGGAACCCAGACCACCCCTCGACCGCCACCACGGCATAAGGACACCGACGACCGGTCCAGTCAGCACCAGGCAGGGGAGGGTCGTCAACAGCCGCCGGCCTTGCCGCAGCCACCCTGCCGCTCCACCGGGGACACGACCCATCTGGCTTCTCTAGATCTTGGCATTGGCATGGCCAAGAGGCCCCCTGCCTCCCTCCCCGGGTCGCCCCTGCCACCACCGGCCTGCTGTCAACAACAGCCAACAAGGTCGCCACCGGCCGCCGCTCCAGCCGAACGAGCAGAGGAAGGAGAGGTCGCCACCACTGTCGCGCCGCCACCCCCACCAGCAGATAGCCACGGCAGAGGCGGACGCCCGCAACCCGCGCCGCCCACGGCCCGCACCACTTGAGGCCGGATCTGGACTCGTCAGTGCATCCGCTGCCACCGCCATCTCAGGCCCCAAGGAGGCACCACCTCTGCGTCGCCCGTCACACCACCACTCCGGCACCGGCGCCAACCCACACCGGCACGCCGCCGTGCTGCCACACCCAACGCGAAGCTCCGCATCCAGGCTTTGATGACCCGGAACGCGCTGAATCCTCCGCGCAAGGAGACAAGAACTCCCCGCCACCGACGACGACGGGGCTTCACCCGGCCACGccctctggcggcggcgagggaggagggaaGGGCGGAAGGGGAACCCCCGCAGCTGCGCTAGGGTTTGCCGAGGGGAGTTTCCTTTCCTTTTCCTGTTTCAACACAACTACAAACAACTCTGCCCAGTAACTCTGAACTCCTTAATTCTTTAAGCAGAACTTCTACCTTTCCTTTACAAGCATACTCTCAAATTACAGATCTAGCGTGAATCAGGTTAAATTACTAAATTAGGTTGAGTAGAAAAAGAAAATTCTGAACATAAGAGAGCAATGAAAAATATGGGCAAGATTTATAGTGATTACCTTCTTCCTCAGTCGACTTTTCCTTGCAGCCTCACGATTTTGAGCAAGACGGCGCAATGTCTATTGTATGGAAAATATCACAAGATATTAATAACATAAAAAGGCAAGAAACACAACAATAtacaagaaaaaggaaaagaaaaaataccTTTTGGTCCAAGGGTTTGTCGGACCTGTCAGACCTATCCGAAGAATTAGAAGCCATGATTGCCCCACCACTTTGTCCTTGTTCTAACTGCAAACAGTAGATAACAATGAGTAAGGAAAAATAAACTTATTAATTCCCTTTTTTTGACAAACACAAAATGGTATGCACAAGCTGGCATTCCATACCGGACAAGATTCCAGCGGCTCAGGCTGAAACATAAAGTTCAGGTTAAACATTTCCATTCCAGTCGTACCAGTACCGGTTGACACAACCAACACTACCACCCTCTACGCCACTCTAGTTGCTTATAAAGGCGTCAGCCGCACCGCATCTTGGTTTCCTCAGCGAGGCGGTACTATCCCACATGGTAGCGACAGCGAGGAGGAGGTAGGGAATGGGCCCATACTTCATTGCAGAGATTTGACCGGTGGGCTTCTTGCTCTTACAATGGGTCAGCATGCACTAGGTTAATACAAAGGCCAGGCCTAGTCCATTTTGTCgccatattttatttattttcctctTCCTTTTATATTGTGTGCATCATGTATGTGTATACAGATGGGATGCATATGAATTATGAAAAACCAGAACGGAACACCGGAATGCTCCGGTTCCAAGTAACAGAACAGAATTAACAAGTATTGAGTAAAACAGACTAAAAACTGCAAGTTTTAGTTGATAACTTTGGCATATTTGGAGTATTAGTTGGCAGCTGATCCACTCTGAAGCACCAACCCACCCAGATTTGCCGTGTCAGCGTCCTGCACGCGGCCTTTACGCAGGATACGGCTCTGTATGGACACAGCTTGATACGGCGAGGACGTTAAGCGCAGCCCCGAGCCCAATAGAAGCCCAGGAGCCACGAATAACCCTAACATTTTCTCTCTCGCTCTCTGTTCGATCGCACGAGGAAGCTTTGGATCGACCCACCGCCGCCTGGAGTCACCTGACCAACCTATCGACTCGCCTTGCCGCCGCCTGGAGTCGCCTCAACCGACCTGTCGACTTGCCTCGCTGCCGCCTCGAGTGAGGTAATTGATTCCACCACCGCTGCCGCCAACTGGAGTGGCTCGGCGCCACCGCCTAGAATCACCTCACCAACCTGTCGACTCGCCTTGCCGCCGCCTCGAGCGAGATAATTGAttccgccgctgctgccgcctgGAGTGGCTGGCTGGCTGCTTGCTGACGCGTATGTGTGTGCGCGTGCTTGCCGCTGGCGTATGCGTATGTGCTTGGTACTTGGCTACTTGCTAAGTTGCTATTGTTCGCTAATGTTGCTGCTTTGCTGCTACTGCTAAGGAGATGCCATCTGCGGAGAGTGGCATGGAAGCAAGCCAACTTCTTTACTGGTTCAACTTTTCACGCTTGTCTATCTTAGATCGACAAATCCTAATGCTATCATATGATGTACTcactccgtaaagaaatataagagcgtttagatcactaaagtagtgatccaaatgctcttatatttctttacagagggagtattttgcaTACACCATGAGGATTGAAGACATTGATGATCATTCAGGACTTGAAAAGAGGCATGGAGACAACCAATGGGGCAGTATTTTGATCTCATCTCATGCATTCTATTATGTTTTGTCTTTATTACATGTCATTTTACTAATTATTTACATATATACTCGCCGTATTGCTG
This region of Triticum aestivum cultivar Chinese Spring chromosome 2D, IWGSC CS RefSeq v2.1, whole genome shotgun sequence genomic DNA includes:
- the LOC123051494 gene encoding transcription factor TGA2.1, with the protein product MADASSRTDNSTVLDNDGKIYRLEQGQSGGAIMASNSSDRSDRSDKPLDQKTLRRLAQNREAARKSRLRKKSYVQQLESSKLKLAQLEQELQKARQQGIFISSSGDQTHAMSGNGAMTFDLEYTRWLEDQNKQINELRTAVNAHASDSDLRLIVDGIMAHYDEIFKVKGVAAKADVFHILSGMWKTPAERCFLWLGGFRPSELLKLLVNHLEPLTEQQMLGLTNLQQSSQQAEDALSQGMEALQQSLAETLAGSLGSSAGSSGNVANYMGQMAMAMGKLGTLENFLRQADNLRQQTLHQMQRILTIRQASRALLAIHDYFSRLRALSSLWLARPRE